From Loxodonta africana isolate mLoxAfr1 chromosome 2, mLoxAfr1.hap2, whole genome shotgun sequence, the proteins below share one genomic window:
- the FAM114A2 gene encoding protein FAM114A2 isoform X3, with amino-acid sequence MDCQKNEQMCCGGSTARMLLRSEDGETNGKENGNASPVSGPFGIFSTISTAVQSTGKSVISGGLDALEFIGKKTMDVIAEGDPGYKKTKGLMNRNSTLSQVLREAKKKEELWTSSEVTMETDKKTHYGLLFDEFQGLSHLEALEMLSRESEIKVKSILNSLSGQELETLKLELEQLKEAFSLAEFCEEEEEEKKGDEDFTKEITDLFSQLHISTKPEKLARARNTAYEWIGTSLTKPLAEKEEGEKYLEVESTEQVNKNSIEDIHAFAIRSLAELTACSIELFHKTAALVLHGQKQEVTAVERSRTLSQVTVVLCKELSVLSKEFTTCLTTAGVKENADVLNPLITAVFLEASNSASYIQDAFQLLLPMLEISLIESKTESPQA; translated from the exons GAGAAACAAATGGCAAAGAGAATGGAAATGCCTCTCCAGTGTCTGGACCTTTTGGCATATTCTCGACCATCTCTACTGCTGTTCAGAGCACA GGAAAGAGCGTTATCAGTGGGGGTTTGGATGCCTTAGAATTCAttgggaaaaagacaatggatgTAATAGCAGAGGGAGATCCTGGATATAAAAAAACCAAGGGTCTAATGAACCGGAATTCTACATTGTCTCAG GTTTTACGTGaggcaaagaagaaagaagagctgtGGACCTCCAGTGAGGTTACCATggaaacagacaagaaaactcATTATGGGCTACTCTTTGATGAATTTCAAGGCCTTTCTCATCTAGAAGCTCTGGAGATGCTTTCCCGAGAAAGTGAAATAAAG GTGAAATCTATTCTTAAttctctgagtggacaagaattagagactctaaaacttgaaTTGGAGCAACTCAAAGAAGCGTTTTCCCTAGCAGAGTTCtgtgaggaagaagaagaagagaaaaaag GGGATGAAGACTTTACCAAAGAAATAACAGACCTGTTTTCCCAGCTACACATCTCCACCAAACCAGAGAAACTGGCCAGA GCAAGAAATACTGCCTACGAATGGATCGGGACATCTCTGACCAAGCCCTTAGCAGAGAAAGAAGAAGGGGAAAAATATTTGGAAGTGGAAAGTACTGAGCAAGTCAATAAAAATTCAATAGAG GATATCCATGCGTTTGCAATCCGGAGTCTAGCAGAACTGACTGCATGCTCAATTGAACTGTTCCACAAAACAGCAGCGTTGGTCCTGCATGGTCAGAAGCAGGAAGTGACAGCCGTAGAGAGGAGCAGAACCCTTTCCCA GGTAACAGTTGTGTTATGCAAAGAATTGTCTGTTCTGTCTAAAGAGTTCACCACCTGCCTAACAACTGCTGGG GTCAAAGAAAATGCAGATGTCCTTAACCCGTTAATTACTGCAGTATTTCTAGAG GCATCAAACAGTGCTTCCTACATCCAGGATGCCTTTCAGCTGCTCTTACCCATGCTGGAGATCTCCCTCATTGAGAGCAAGACTGAATCACCGCAGGCATGA